A single region of the Anaerolineales bacterium genome encodes:
- a CDS encoding HD domain-containing protein — MITPTILPYHVPFSPVLNALQEALGTDAKRLFLVGGAVRDALLRRPAKDLDFAVAGDGQPWARRIANAFQGSFYRLDPTRGVGRAIIEYEGERYNVDVASQRGDSLADDLSRRDFTLNAIGIALSEIDAEPQPFLDPLGGIADLTARRLRLCAPSAISDDPIRALRAVRQSVAFKLLMTPDTLAAIKREGALFRQTSPERVRDEFMAILGGVRPHVALRTLDMLGLLSLIIPEVDAMRGLAQRKAHIYDLLAHTYAVVERLDGVLTVISPERTDDTAADSALGMIVYSLDRYRRALQTHLAHLFPNGRSVRALLILAALLHDSGKPSVRSVDADGDPRFFGHEAASAEIARAHAEALRLSNEESERLVGVVARHNLISDLVEAAAQEGDALTPRLIHRYWRATGDLGGVDICLLAQADYLGKVGAALNVHTWLGRLQVIEALLDAYVNHYDQRIAPPPLVSGTDLMNTLGLTPSPQIGRLLTLLLEEQAVGTIHTAEEALALARILLEGS, encoded by the coding sequence ATGATCACCCCAACCATCCTTCCTTACCATGTCCCCTTTTCGCCCGTCCTCAACGCCCTTCAGGAGGCGCTAGGGACGGATGCCAAGCGGCTTTTCCTTGTCGGTGGCGCGGTACGCGATGCCCTGCTGCGCCGTCCGGCAAAAGACCTTGATTTCGCCGTAGCGGGGGATGGTCAGCCCTGGGCGCGGCGGATTGCCAATGCCTTTCAGGGATCGTTCTACCGCCTTGACCCAACACGAGGTGTGGGGCGGGCAATCATCGAGTATGAAGGCGAACGCTATAATGTTGATGTCGCCAGCCAGCGCGGGGACTCCCTTGCTGATGATCTGAGCCGCCGCGATTTCACCCTAAACGCGATTGGCATTGCCCTCAGCGAGATTGACGCCGAACCGCAGCCTTTCCTCGACCCCCTCGGCGGGATCGCTGATCTCACCGCCCGCCGTCTGCGCCTGTGCGCCCCAAGCGCCATTTCTGATGACCCGATTCGGGCGCTGCGGGCAGTCCGTCAGAGCGTCGCCTTCAAATTGCTGATGACCCCAGATACCCTCGCCGCTATTAAACGCGAAGGAGCGTTGTTTCGCCAAACTTCTCCAGAGCGGGTGCGCGATGAGTTTATGGCGATACTTGGGGGGGTACGCCCCCATGTAGCGCTGCGGACGCTGGATATGCTTGGGTTGCTATCCTTGATCATCCCCGAGGTGGACGCAATGCGCGGACTGGCGCAGCGGAAGGCGCACATCTATGATCTCTTGGCGCACACCTACGCTGTGGTGGAGCGCTTGGACGGTGTGTTGACGGTGATCAGCCCCGAACGCACGGACGATACCGCCGCCGACTCTGCGTTGGGGATGATTGTCTACAGCCTAGACCGCTATCGCCGCGCCCTCCAAACCCACCTTGCCCATCTTTTCCCCAATGGACGAAGTGTGCGGGCGCTGCTCATCTTGGCGGCGCTGCTGCATGATTCCGGCAAGCCCTCCGTGCGCAGTGTGGATGCGGACGGCGATCCGCGTTTTTTCGGTCACGAGGCGGCAAGTGCCGAGATCGCCCGCGCCCACGCCGAAGCCCTGCGTCTCAGCAACGAGGAAAGCGAGCGCCTTGTGGGGGTGGTTGCCCGCCACAATCTTATAAGCGATCTGGTGGAAGCTGCTGCACAGGAGGGTGATGCGCTAACGCCGCGCCTGATTCACCGCTATTGGCGGGCGACGGGCGATCTTGGGGGAGTGGATATTTGTCTGCTTGCCCAAGCGGACTATCTGGGAAAGGTGGGGGCAGCCCTGAATGTACACACCTGGCTAGGGCGCTTGCAAGTGATTGAAGCCCTTTTGGATGCCTATGTCAACCACTACGATCAGCGTATTGCCCCACCTCCCCTAGTGAGCGGAACAGATCTCATGAACACACTAGGGCTAACGCCAAGCCCTCAGATTGGACGACTCTTGACCCTTCTGTTGGAAGAACAAGCGGTGGGGACGATCCACACGGCAGAGGAGGCGCTTGCCCTTGCCCGCATCCTCTTGGAAGGGAGCTAA
- a CDS encoding N-acetylneuraminate synthase family protein, whose translation MTHPCLIIAEIGSVHDGSLGNAKKLIEAAAQSGAGVVKFQTHIAEAETLRDAPMPPYFKGEPRYEYFQRTGFSREKWLELKAHCEAHGVEFMSSPFSIAAVELLDSIGMKRYKIPSGEVTNIPMLEVIAQTGKPVILSSGMSSWAELDEAVATITRHHTDLAILQCTSEYPCPYEEVGLNIMAEMKTRYGVPVGLSDHTLTPYAPLAAVCVGATIIEKHFTFSRLMYGSDAKNSLEPAEFADMVRGIRAVEIMLNTRLDKDLVAAGKGEMKAIFEKSIVSLITIPAGATITAEMVAVKKPGTGIPARRLPEIIGKRARIAIPSDTLIKEDDLIP comes from the coding sequence ATGACCCACCCCTGCTTGATCATTGCCGAAATTGGTTCTGTTCATGATGGCAGCCTCGGCAACGCGAAAAAACTGATTGAAGCCGCCGCCCAAAGCGGGGCAGGTGTCGTCAAATTTCAGACACATATTGCAGAGGCAGAAACCCTCCGTGATGCGCCGATGCCCCCTTATTTCAAGGGCGAGCCGCGCTATGAGTATTTCCAACGGACGGGCTTTAGCCGCGAAAAATGGCTAGAGCTGAAGGCACACTGCGAAGCACATGGCGTTGAATTTATGTCCTCGCCGTTCTCCATTGCCGCTGTTGAACTGCTAGACTCCATCGGGATGAAGCGCTACAAAATCCCCTCTGGCGAGGTGACGAATATCCCCATGTTGGAGGTGATCGCCCAGACGGGAAAACCGGTTATCCTCTCCTCTGGGATGAGCAGTTGGGCAGAGTTGGATGAGGCTGTGGCGACGATCACCCGTCACCACACCGATCTGGCAATCCTCCAATGCACCTCTGAGTACCCCTGCCCCTATGAGGAGGTGGGGCTGAACATCATGGCAGAGATGAAAACGCGCTACGGTGTTCCTGTCGGCTTATCCGACCATACCCTGACGCCCTACGCGCCGCTGGCGGCGGTGTGTGTGGGGGCGACAATCATCGAAAAACACTTTACCTTCAGCCGTCTGATGTATGGCAGCGATGCGAAAAACTCGCTAGAGCCAGCCGAATTCGCGGACATGGTGCGCGGTATTCGGGCGGTAGAAATCATGCTGAACACCCGCCTTGACAAAGACCTTGTGGCGGCGGGCAAAGGCGAGATGAAAGCGATTTTTGAGAAAAGCATTGTCAGCCTCATCACCATCCCCGCCGGGGCGACGATTACTGCCGAGATGGTGGCAGTCAAAAAGCCCGGTACGGGAATTCCTGCCCGCCGCCTCCCAGAAATCATCGGCAAACGCGCCCGCATCGCTATCCCATCCGACACCTTGATCAAAGAAGACGATCTTATCCCATGA
- the neuC gene encoding UDP-N-acetylglucosamine 2-epimerase (hydrolyzing) — translation MTASTRTPTKRTICVVVGSRANYSSIKSAMRAVQAHPDLILRVVVGASALLDRYGAVVKLIEADGFPIDARVHMLVEGETPGTMAKSTGLGLLELPTIFESLQPDIVLTVGDRFETMATTLAAAYMNIPLAHTMGGEVSGTIDESIRHAVTKFAHIHFPACTDARDRIIKLGERPDDVYLVGCPRIDLVAEVLTNDANGLGPDLFAQGVGGVFDLNQPFLLLSQHPVTTEYGEGERQITESLMAIHKLGIPTIALWPNADAGSEDVARGIRKFREHYDDSKIHFFKNLPTDAYIALMRRTACLIGNSSSAIREGAFIGTPAVNIGSRQTMRQRGKNIIDVDANRTALIEAIQAQVSHGRYPSEPIYGDGHAGERIADVLATCTWQIQKLITY, via the coding sequence ATGACAGCCAGCACTAGGACACCCACGAAACGGACGATTTGCGTCGTCGTCGGCTCACGCGCTAACTACAGCAGCATCAAATCAGCAATGCGGGCAGTTCAAGCGCACCCTGACCTCATCCTTCGGGTCGTTGTGGGGGCGTCGGCGCTTTTGGATCGCTATGGGGCAGTGGTCAAACTGATCGAAGCCGATGGTTTTCCCATTGATGCCCGCGTTCACATGCTGGTGGAAGGCGAGACACCCGGCACAATGGCGAAATCGACGGGATTGGGGCTGCTGGAACTCCCCACCATTTTTGAGTCCTTGCAGCCGGATATTGTCCTGACCGTCGGGGATCGCTTTGAGACGATGGCGACGACCCTTGCCGCAGCATACATGAATATTCCACTGGCGCATACCATGGGCGGGGAAGTTTCCGGCACGATTGATGAAAGCATTCGCCACGCCGTGACGAAATTTGCCCACATTCACTTTCCCGCCTGCACCGATGCGCGGGATCGGATCATCAAGCTAGGCGAACGCCCCGACGATGTGTACCTTGTAGGCTGCCCTCGGATTGACCTTGTAGCAGAGGTTTTGACGAACGATGCCAACGGGCTGGGTCCTGATCTGTTCGCGCAAGGGGTGGGCGGCGTCTTTGACCTGAATCAGCCCTTTTTGCTGCTCTCACAGCACCCTGTGACGACGGAATATGGCGAGGGTGAACGGCAGATCACCGAATCGCTCATGGCAATTCACAAGTTGGGTATACCGACCATCGCCTTGTGGCCCAACGCCGATGCTGGCTCAGAGGATGTGGCGCGTGGGATTCGCAAATTCCGCGAACATTACGACGATTCCAAGATTCATTTCTTCAAGAATCTCCCCACCGATGCCTACATTGCCCTTATGCGGCGGACGGCGTGCCTGATCGGGAATTCCAGCAGCGCGATTCGGGAAGGGGCGTTCATCGGCACGCCGGCGGTCAACATTGGATCGCGCCAGACGATGCGCCAACGCGGGAAAAACATCATCGACGTGGACGCCAACCGCACGGCTCTGATCGAGGCGATTCAAGCGCAAGTGTCACATGGGCGCTACCCTAGCGAGCCAATCTATGGCGATGGACACGCCGGAGAACGGATTGCCGATGTGCTTGCCACCTGTACATGGCAGATTCAGAAGTTGATCACATATTAA
- a CDS encoding serine/threonine protein kinase codes for MSDLIGATIGNYEITGVIGAGGMATVYSARQKNIRRDVAVKVVKSGVGDAAIMLQRFEREVNTVGALTHPNILKVFDYGEVQGVIYLVMEWQKGGSLAALIKAQTRLDFPLINRLFSQIADALDYAHERGIVHRDLKPQNILIDERGNAILTDFGIAKVSAEMMSLTQTGTAMGTPAYMSPEQWRGETLDARSDVYALGIVLYEMITGSVPFTADTPYAMMHMHVFNPPPSPRLLRPDVPKDVDPVLQMALAKERDGRFNTAGEMAEALSAAFNGRSVGGAARSAPHAAEATAVGISGDLTNPLPITAGEGYSGSSIGMPAPTTALPGDDPPQRRSPVAFLAGIAVLIVAVVGVVALSGRGGAPVVETATLPPTEPPTRAVLQATQNPFLTPSLLAAAGATETLPPTATEKATNTALPTNTVTSRPTNTNTARPTNTVTPPPTKTNTLRPTNTPSPTNRPPTNTKPPTSTPTRTPQRVAAAVPILAETGALRLTDHGFDNLSAVVNAWNIGGDYKLAFKDGVMAMSLRDPLGAAAIHGAGTGIKDGQGALFLFSYSTPIGLRNLYIEMGQYPTTSYHGWNFISDNSNRWAATYCIGLGETTDCTNEFASVTLKPNTWYYLFFRLGTTGRVFIYVWEKENPSAFLLNTGAYPRGSGWSGKLWQPTVYMTGGNTNTILLDTYESYALPAGFAMPSLPPGARVSQAATKTPTPAPTRTPRLTATATPLSPFHSLGVKITTRQEFNSFSEILAGRWSVTGLKIDFEQGVATLKNRVAADYESIYRSEPPLTSGKGLLMRFQSPDGSGAKSFYLSSGEWAKPGYRRLNFTANWSENTWFPYLWGWDSAGKEFTQNPGSSVTLNPNRWYYLFIGVQGAGQFTLAVWESGVAQYALKIVIQPTTNGWAGNDWIRLIELHDGATLKIDMYEEFTMPTGFALPVVPPKMP; via the coding sequence ATGAGCGATTTGATTGGGGCGACCATAGGGAATTATGAGATCACCGGTGTGATTGGGGCGGGCGGCATGGCAACGGTCTACAGCGCCCGCCAAAAGAACATCCGCCGCGATGTCGCCGTGAAGGTCGTCAAAAGCGGCGTTGGCGATGCGGCGATCATGCTCCAGCGCTTTGAGCGCGAGGTGAACACCGTCGGAGCGCTGACCCACCCCAATATTTTAAAAGTGTTCGATTATGGCGAGGTGCAGGGGGTCATTTACCTCGTCATGGAGTGGCAAAAGGGAGGCAGCCTCGCCGCCCTGATCAAAGCCCAAACACGCCTCGATTTTCCCCTGATCAACCGTCTGTTCAGCCAGATTGCCGATGCGCTCGATTATGCCCACGAACGGGGTATTGTTCACCGCGATTTGAAGCCCCAAAACATCCTCATCGATGAGCGGGGAAACGCCATTCTGACCGATTTTGGCATAGCCAAAGTGAGCGCCGAGATGATGTCGCTGACCCAGACAGGGACAGCGATGGGAACACCGGCGTACATGTCTCCCGAACAGTGGCGTGGCGAAACACTCGATGCTCGCTCCGATGTGTACGCACTAGGCATTGTCCTCTACGAGATGATCACGGGCAGCGTTCCCTTCACGGCGGATACCCCCTACGCGATGATGCATATGCACGTGTTTAACCCGCCGCCTAGCCCACGCTTGCTGCGCCCAGACGTACCCAAAGACGTTGATCCCGTGCTGCAAATGGCACTTGCCAAAGAGCGTGATGGGCGCTTCAACACAGCAGGGGAGATGGCGGAAGCGCTCTCGGCGGCGTTTAATGGAAGATCGGTTGGAGGAGCAGCCCGATCCGCACCCCATGCAGCGGAGGCAACGGCGGTAGGAATCAGCGGCGATCTGACGAACCCGCTGCCGATCACAGCGGGGGAAGGCTATAGCGGAAGTTCAATCGGGATGCCCGCACCCACCACCGCCCTTCCCGGTGACGATCCTCCCCAACGGCGCTCTCCGGTGGCATTTTTGGCTGGAATCGCTGTTCTCATTGTGGCGGTGGTGGGCGTCGTCGCCCTCAGCGGGCGGGGCGGAGCGCCCGTCGTGGAAACCGCCACACTCCCCCCCACCGAACCGCCGACACGGGCTGTCCTTCAGGCGACACAGAATCCCTTCCTTACGCCTAGCCTTCTTGCAGCGGCAGGGGCGACAGAGACCTTACCTCCAACGGCGACAGAGAAGGCGACAAATACAGCCCTCCCAACAAACACGGTCACCTCGCGCCCAACAAATACAAACACGGCACGTCCTACGAACACCGTTACCCCACCGCCCACCAAGACAAACACGCTGCGTCCGACGAATACTCCCTCTCCCACCAACCGACCACCCACCAATACCAAGCCGCCCACATCCACCCCAACACGGACGCCACAGCGGGTTGCGGCGGCGGTTCCGATTTTGGCGGAAACAGGGGCGCTGCGCCTGACCGATCACGGCTTTGATAATCTGAGCGCGGTTGTAAACGCTTGGAATATCGGTGGCGATTACAAACTTGCCTTCAAGGATGGCGTCATGGCGATGAGCCTGCGTGATCCTCTTGGCGCGGCGGCAATACACGGGGCTGGAACGGGAATAAAGGACGGGCAAGGAGCGCTGTTTTTATTCTCCTACAGCACACCCATTGGGCTGCGCAACCTGTATATTGAGATGGGACAGTATCCGACAACAAGCTATCATGGCTGGAACTTCATCAGCGACAACTCAAATCGATGGGCGGCAACCTACTGCATCGGTCTAGGGGAAACCACCGACTGCACGAATGAATTCGCTTCGGTGACCTTAAAACCGAACACGTGGTATTACCTGTTCTTCCGCTTGGGGACGACGGGACGTGTCTTTATCTATGTGTGGGAAAAAGAAAACCCCTCCGCGTTTTTGTTGAATACGGGTGCCTACCCAAGAGGGTCAGGTTGGTCAGGAAAACTATGGCAGCCCACTGTCTACATGACGGGGGGGAACACAAACACGATCTTACTGGATACCTACGAATCCTATGCTCTTCCCGCTGGCTTCGCCATGCCCAGCCTGCCACCGGGAGCAAGGGTGAGCCAAGCGGCAACGAAAACACCCACCCCCGCCCCAACACGAACGCCGCGTCTGACGGCGACAGCCACACCCCTTTCGCCGTTCCATTCTTTGGGCGTAAAGATTACGACTCGTCAGGAATTCAACAGCTTCAGCGAAATCCTCGCCGGAAGGTGGTCCGTCACAGGGTTGAAGATCGATTTTGAGCAGGGCGTGGCAACACTCAAAAACAGGGTAGCAGCCGATTACGAATCGATTTACCGCTCAGAACCACCCCTGACGAGTGGGAAGGGGCTTTTAATGCGCTTTCAATCGCCCGACGGCAGCGGCGCGAAGTCCTTTTATCTCAGCAGCGGCGAATGGGCGAAACCCGGCTACCGCCGTCTGAATTTTACCGCAAATTGGAGCGAAAATACATGGTTTCCCTATCTGTGGGGATGGGATAGCGCGGGGAAGGAATTCACCCAAAACCCAGGCAGCAGCGTGACCCTGAACCCCAACCGCTGGTATTACCTGTTCATCGGCGTTCAGGGGGCGGGGCAATTCACACTGGCGGTCTGGGAATCAGGGGTGGCGCAGTATGCCTTGAAGATCGTCATACAGCCGACAACGAATGGTTGGGCGGGCAACGATTGGATACGTCTGATCGAACTGCATGATGGGGCAACGCTGAAGATTGATATGTATGAGGAATTCACCATGCCGACGGGGTTTGCCCTACCCGTCGTGCCGCCCAAAATGCCTTAG